Proteins encoded together in one Argiope bruennichi chromosome 1, qqArgBrue1.1, whole genome shotgun sequence window:
- the LOC129981583 gene encoding uncharacterized protein LOC129981583 has translation MRFLIVFIAIFALCSTAQGMLGLEYGAGLEKLKGLYGLELKKLGAEKAIAWPYLYYYPLLMKEKEHEIGIGKEIGLEKSGHEIGIGKELGHEKGLEYGKKFY, from the exons ATGAGATTTCTG attgttTTCATTGCCATCTTTGCCTTATGTTCAACGGCTCAAGGTATGCTTGGCTTGGAATACGGAGCTGGTCTTGAAAAACTTAAAGGACTTTATGGTTTAGAATTAAAGAAACTTGGAGCTGAGAAGGCGATAGCATGGCCCTACCTGTATTATTATCCACTTCTCATGAAGGAAAAAGAGCATGAGATTGGCATTGGAAAAGAGATAGGTCTAGAAAAATCAGGACATGAAATCGGAATAGGAAAAGAGCTGGGTCATGAAAAAGGATTGGAATATGGAAAGAAATTTTACTAG